One part of the Oceanihabitans sp. IOP_32 genome encodes these proteins:
- the traM gene encoding conjugative transposon protein TraM has protein sequence MKVEKNKIVFATVLAVIFIFLISYSVMVMGDDESETENLQQTLMPDLDENQKEYESKLDAINDLKEVRENNAPSIYDEKLIDSLGFYDPDLTEREKERIVDSIYDAGKIQYSEKRYRNFGRKRVAQTKTSTIDSAEIKREQKIEAKELGLEHQLFFAAAPKPNEVSILGNTDETIYVVVDGDQIVKVNSRLRLRLIKAATINGKLMAKNTLIFGFISFQPNRALIEIENIKHHPTKLKAFDLQDGSEGIYVENNFRAEATNEVLDDIIGDINIPTVPQVGGITKVLKRRNRNVKVTILNNYRLILKPRL, from the coding sequence ATGAAAGTAGAAAAGAACAAAATAGTATTTGCAACGGTCTTGGCCGTGATTTTCATATTTCTCATTTCCTATTCTGTAATGGTTATGGGCGATGATGAAAGTGAAACGGAAAACCTGCAACAAACCTTAATGCCCGATTTGGATGAAAACCAAAAAGAATATGAATCTAAGTTAGATGCGATTAATGATTTGAAGGAAGTACGTGAAAACAATGCACCCAGCATTTACGATGAAAAACTGATTGACTCATTGGGTTTTTACGACCCAGACTTGACGGAACGTGAAAAAGAACGTATCGTCGATAGTATTTATGATGCCGGAAAGATTCAATATTCCGAAAAACGCTATCGGAATTTTGGAAGGAAAAGAGTAGCTCAAACGAAAACTTCAACAATTGATTCCGCTGAAATAAAAAGAGAACAAAAAATCGAAGCCAAAGAATTGGGTCTGGAACATCAACTCTTCTTTGCTGCTGCACCCAAACCCAACGAAGTTTCAATTCTCGGTAATACTGACGAAACCATTTACGTCGTCGTGGATGGCGACCAAATTGTTAAGGTTAATTCGAGACTGCGATTGCGGTTGATAAAAGCTGCGACTATAAATGGCAAGTTAATGGCCAAGAATACGCTCATATTCGGATTTATCAGTTTTCAACCCAATCGCGCTTTAATTGAGATTGAGAACATCAAACATCATCCCACTAAACTTAAAGCGTTCGATTTACAGGACGGAAGCGAAGGTATCTATGTAGAAAACAACTTTAGGGCAGAAGCAACCAACGAGGTTCTCGATGATATTATCGGCGACATTAATATTCCCACAGTTCCACAAGTTGGTGGAATCACTAAAGTACTCAAACGAAGAAATCGTAATGTAAAAGTTACGATACTCAATAATTACAGATTAATCCTAAAACCACGACTATGA
- a CDS encoding conjugal transfer protein — translation MKTKIKILVLTVVLTLFMTSKATAQGMPVYDNTNFISLVKSLVESAKQTSQLIKSVKFLKDAKEAIEKVSSVVQQLNAVQEIADNNQRLINVMQTDLQDILNSPYIKPDEISRVVESFDAIVQNSLETVDFIDEVLSSDYLKMSDAERAKVLKEKEMESKQMVSSITTKTKRYRDIISFRKMQDKVNNRETDY, via the coding sequence ATGAAGACAAAAATCAAAATTTTAGTACTGACCGTAGTCCTGACTTTATTTATGACAAGCAAAGCTACTGCCCAAGGAATGCCAGTGTATGACAATACCAACTTTATCAGCTTGGTAAAATCCTTGGTAGAATCTGCCAAACAGACGAGCCAACTTATCAAGTCTGTGAAATTTCTGAAAGATGCAAAAGAAGCCATCGAAAAAGTATCGAGTGTGGTACAACAGCTTAATGCTGTCCAAGAAATTGCAGACAACAATCAACGACTCATCAATGTAATGCAAACCGATTTGCAGGATATTTTGAATTCGCCTTACATCAAACCCGATGAAATCAGTAGAGTGGTGGAATCCTTTGATGCCATTGTACAAAACTCATTGGAAACGGTTGATTTTATTGACGAAGTTCTGTCTAGCGACTACCTAAAAATGAGCGATGCCGAACGTGCAAAAGTACTCAAGGAAAAAGAGATGGAATCAAAGCAAATGGTGTCCAGCATCACAACCAAAACCAAACGCTATCGTGATATTATTTCTTTCCGAAAGATGCAGGATAAAGTCAATAATCGAGAAACAGACTATTAA
- a CDS encoding DNA methyltransferase, whose protein sequence is MTELSQREKDFLIEKLQQGEQLPDDFKYKLFPTTQKEYELVYAGKMRKEDILADEDGVTAAPLQIERTYNGDRESYPDGWKNMIVFGDNLQFLKTIYKNEDPLIKDKVKGKVKLIYIDPPFATASDFKSKEGQLAYSDKIVDSDFAEYLRRRLILCKELLDKEGSIYVHLDSKKGHLIKIILDEIFRDFDFYEIVWVCGLMGSSNTYPKSHETIYCYKKSSSTFNPPTRIGYSKRIVKALQKDDEGWFYTRGRESSGGTNALKTYISRDSSLTKKQAVEEASVKRPQYVWDVWMGKKELAEEFNDYPVGTYAYTKHEKTGYPTQKPELLLKRIIEASSNENDIVLDFFGGSGTTAAVAEKLNRKWITCDIGKYSYYTIQKRLLSIQQSRDLNIRSKKYQNKSKSFITVNNGFYDIEKLFSLQHQEYQEFVLNLFEVRPKPKKIAGIEFQGERKDGYDVMIWKYWEHKDAAVDEDYLEILHKNIGKKVGDRIYIIAPANSVQFIDDYYEIGNVRYYFLKVPYQIIQELHKEKFKKFRQPTSSSNVNSLENAVGFHFIRQPEVKSSFKKGTITIEAFKAYYPDEDTLEDIPGLEALAMVVVDKDYNGKEFLMSDVFFAADIVDENGRAQITIEDFGAKISAVYIDIYGNEFREVFTTKNANG, encoded by the coding sequence ATGACAGAATTAAGCCAAAGAGAAAAAGACTTTTTAATAGAAAAACTGCAACAAGGCGAGCAATTGCCAGATGACTTTAAGTATAAGCTATTTCCCACAACCCAAAAAGAATATGAGCTGGTATATGCCGGTAAAATGCGTAAGGAAGACATTCTCGCAGATGAAGATGGTGTAACCGCCGCACCCTTACAAATTGAAAGAACCTACAATGGCGACCGAGAATCTTATCCAGACGGTTGGAAGAATATGATTGTCTTTGGGGACAACCTTCAATTTCTCAAAACAATTTATAAAAACGAAGACCCTCTTATAAAAGATAAGGTCAAGGGAAAGGTAAAATTAATCTACATTGACCCGCCGTTTGCTACTGCATCTGATTTTAAGTCTAAAGAAGGACAATTGGCATATTCAGATAAAATTGTCGATTCTGATTTTGCAGAATACCTTAGGCGAAGGTTAATACTCTGCAAAGAATTATTAGATAAAGAAGGGAGTATTTATGTTCATTTAGATTCAAAAAAAGGACATTTAATAAAAATTATACTTGATGAAATTTTCAGAGATTTTGATTTTTATGAGATAGTTTGGGTTTGTGGTTTAATGGGTTCAAGTAATACCTATCCAAAATCTCACGAGACAATTTATTGCTACAAAAAGAGTAGTTCTACTTTTAATCCGCCTACTCGCATTGGATATTCTAAAAGAATCGTCAAAGCGTTGCAAAAGGATGATGAGGGCTGGTTTTATACCCGAGGTCGAGAAAGTAGTGGAGGTACGAATGCATTGAAAACTTATATTAGTAGAGACAGTTCTCTAACTAAAAAACAGGCTGTAGAAGAAGCTTCGGTCAAAAGACCTCAATATGTTTGGGATGTATGGATGGGTAAAAAAGAACTTGCTGAAGAATTTAATGATTATCCCGTTGGTACTTATGCATACACAAAACACGAGAAAACAGGATACCCAACCCAAAAACCTGAACTTTTATTAAAAAGAATTATAGAAGCGTCATCCAATGAAAATGACATTGTTTTGGATTTCTTTGGTGGAAGTGGTACAACCGCTGCAGTTGCTGAAAAGTTAAATAGAAAATGGATTACTTGCGATATTGGTAAGTATTCATACTATACTATTCAAAAAAGACTGCTAAGTATTCAACAATCTCGTGATTTAAATATTCGGTCTAAGAAATACCAAAATAAATCGAAAAGTTTCATTACTGTAAACAATGGGTTTTACGATATAGAAAAATTATTTTCTTTACAACATCAAGAATATCAAGAATTTGTATTAAATCTTTTCGAAGTAAGGCCTAAACCAAAGAAGATTGCTGGGATTGAATTTCAAGGCGAGCGCAAGGACGGCTATGACGTAATGATTTGGAAATATTGGGAACATAAGGATGCCGCAGTCGATGAGGATTACTTGGAAATTCTACATAAAAACATTGGCAAAAAAGTAGGCGACCGTATTTACATTATCGCACCTGCCAACTCTGTTCAGTTCATTGATGATTATTATGAGATAGGTAACGTTCGTTACTATTTCCTGAAAGTGCCGTACCAAATTATTCAAGAATTGCACAAAGAGAAATTTAAAAAATTCAGACAGCCCACAAGTTCCAGCAATGTCAATTCCCTTGAAAATGCAGTTGGCTTTCACTTTATCCGGCAACCCGAAGTTAAATCATCCTTTAAAAAAGGAACTATTACCATTGAGGCATTTAAGGCCTACTATCCCGATGAAGATACCTTAGAAGATATTCCTGGTCTTGAAGCTTTGGCTATGGTTGTTGTAGACAAAGATTACAATGGCAAGGAATTTTTGATGTCAGATGTATTTTTCGCAGCAGACATTGTTGATGAGAACGGCAGGGCTCAGATTACAATAGAAGATTTTGGTGCTAAAATAAGTGCCGTGTATATCGATATTTATGGCAATGAATTCCGTGAAGTATTTACCACTAAAAATGCCAACGGATGA
- a CDS encoding conjugal transfer protein TraK, translating into MKTPYKNIYNVLKLNRFIVLAVLVLALLSSTFALWMAYSTNQKALNSAFAINTDGSIIPLKLVTQKENFRVEALAHLDLFHNYFYNIDASNYESNLKKALWLGNSSVDNLYRQKKADGVYNRLLQYSLMQKVLSIDSQIEEQNGTYVFRTVTVFEINRGSIIDTYELVSTGNLIMVDRNFPNNPHGLLITNYFENTLKKLNDKS; encoded by the coding sequence ATGAAAACACCATACAAGAATATCTACAACGTCTTAAAATTAAACCGGTTTATCGTTTTGGCAGTTTTGGTCCTAGCATTACTATCCAGCACCTTCGCTTTATGGATGGCATATTCCACAAATCAAAAAGCACTAAATAGCGCTTTTGCCATAAATACCGATGGCAGCATTATTCCGCTGAAGCTCGTAACCCAAAAAGAAAATTTTAGGGTTGAAGCCTTGGCACATTTAGACTTGTTCCACAATTATTTTTACAATATTGATGCGAGTAATTATGAAAGTAATTTAAAAAAGGCACTCTGGTTGGGAAACAGTTCTGTGGACAACCTGTATCGTCAGAAAAAAGCAGATGGTGTTTACAACCGTCTCTTACAATATTCGCTGATGCAGAAAGTGTTGAGCATCGATTCGCAAATAGAAGAACAAAACGGGACGTATGTTTTTAGGACGGTTACTGTTTTTGAAATCAATAGAGGTTCTATAATTGACACTTACGAATTGGTTTCCACTGGAAACCTTATTATGGTTGACCGAAATTTTCCCAACAATCCACACGGACTTTTAATTACCAATTATTTTGAGAACACCCTTAAAAAGCTAAATGATAAAAGTTGA
- a CDS encoding winged helix-turn-helix transcriptional regulator encodes MGGQKGGVIGGAIGGVIDATEALTNRQKEVLKLIAANPSITYNEIAETLSINESAVGKHITAIKNKGFLVRQGDTRGYWEINLDKK; translated from the coding sequence ATGGGTGGTCAAAAAGGTGGTGTAATAGGTGGTGCAATAGGTGGTGTAATTGATGCGACTGAAGCTCTAACTAACAGACAAAAAGAAGTTCTTAAACTTATTGCAGCTAATCCTTCCATAACCTATAATGAAATAGCTGAAACTTTAAGTATTAATGAATCTGCTGTTGGCAAACATATTACTGCTATCAAGAATAAAGGTTTTTTAGTCCGTCAAGGCGATACACGAGGCTATTGGGAAATCAATCTCGATAAAAAATAA
- a CDS encoding DUF4138 domain-containing protein, with product MKTTALLTIVLIFALAPRPCSAQAKTNSQQPHILDTIYANDTKNVALFFPEPIRQGITGSDHFVFTYNREKEQYFGLLQAQPGTESNLLVVNKNGSIFSYIVRYKKQLSKLNYFIPLTNSIGNEKPIVKDSVLVESSEELVDNSTYYYQKFCSYLLNRKQRIGRIKKRSEGIILNVENIVFDKDELYFVIEIENNSTLDYDLNFLNLSIETRQKGKRKSLQRLYQEPIYKHNLPSKIKENEMARFVYVLPKFSLSDDRRAILELNEKDGERNIEMKLSHRYINNPN from the coding sequence ATGAAAACAACAGCTTTATTGACAATTGTGTTGATTTTTGCTCTAGCACCTCGACCTTGCTCGGCACAGGCTAAAACGAACTCTCAACAACCACATATACTCGACACCATTTATGCAAATGACACAAAAAACGTCGCTTTGTTCTTTCCTGAACCCATTAGGCAAGGCATAACTGGTTCAGATCATTTTGTATTTACTTACAATCGGGAAAAAGAACAGTATTTCGGGCTGCTTCAGGCACAGCCTGGAACAGAAAGTAATCTTTTGGTAGTCAACAAAAATGGTTCGATTTTTTCGTATATTGTAAGGTATAAAAAACAGCTTTCTAAACTCAATTATTTCATTCCACTAACAAATAGTATCGGTAATGAAAAACCGATTGTAAAGGATTCGGTTCTTGTTGAATCTTCTGAAGAACTTGTAGATAACAGCACTTATTATTACCAAAAATTCTGCTCATATCTTCTCAATAGAAAACAGCGCATAGGGCGCATCAAGAAACGAAGCGAAGGTATTATCTTGAATGTAGAGAATATTGTTTTTGATAAAGATGAGCTCTATTTTGTTATCGAGATTGAAAATAATTCTACGTTGGATTACGATTTGAATTTCTTGAACCTGTCTATTGAAACGAGACAAAAAGGGAAAAGAAAATCATTGCAACGACTGTATCAAGAACCGATATATAAACATAATCTGCCGTCCAAGATTAAGGAAAATGAAATGGCTCGATTCGTTTATGTGTTGCCCAAATTTTCATTATCCGATGACCGCAGGGCAATTTTGGAATTGAATGAAAAAGATGGCGAACGTAATATAGAAATGAAATTATCGCATAGATATATCAATAACCCAAATTAA
- a CDS encoding DEAD/DEAH box helicase, with protein sequence MIQEKKRYDTKDLILKVNQFYNQNELPLQYWDRFLDVLCGTREYQKEAIKNSVIYLASKEYANIQDLVSKNHYKNPQLRERYPELTDYHRKIQLPSKLSATIDLATGTGKSYVMYGIAQIMLGLGLVKRVLVLCPSTTIEKELHKKFLALVADPILKETIPESAIIKNPSIVDGSVTVNEGDMCIENVHAVYERTGSSIEDSFGFKRGFDTLVLNDETHHIYNKISGNTTEARGLKVWKKFLLDDGYNFKYMLGFTGTAYIGNDYFNDVIYRYSLRQAVDEKFVKKINYVSEDDSINEDQRFQKIYQNHAKNKLTYKNVKPLTILVTNNITNAKRLETRLVEFLMLEEGLEEQEIRDKLVMTVTSDKAHKHNVIRLEEVDEQDSTVEWIVSVSMLTEGWDVKNVFQIVPMEERAFNSKLLISQVLGRGLRVPPEYVGNAEVTIFNHSSWGSKIKGLVDEVLELEMRLESSNITEGDRNKFHFDLYNIDYNKTERAVENNKKEKEFNYKDYINLESSVDQVSQETTYTNLASDYKSVEYKIKNRMTPIKEIVDKIYHEFQTREWEGVTLNLQEEQYTKNNLPPKEEITKLIRRSMDKVGLEGDELNEKNKRNIFSSFNTLLRRKNKSLELVRKAQKPYPISTKERIKETLSVGNLRHNSTVMYSNNYNDEVKDADVLNFLQDVIDDESLPRTAIRQANSYDFKTPVDLVFLNATPERKFAEKLVKNENASVLDAWLKSTNQSFYTIEYSLSSKSGNHTKQGKFNPDFFLKTSDEEMEYITVVEIKDDQDYSDLNKAKFKWATIHFQELNKQLEENNVNQRYNFHFLSPENYDDFFEYLRNRKLVQGLFTSNLDNELSM encoded by the coding sequence ATGATTCAAGAAAAAAAGAGATATGACACAAAGGATTTAATTCTAAAAGTAAATCAGTTTTACAATCAAAATGAATTACCACTTCAGTATTGGGACAGATTTTTGGATGTACTTTGCGGGACGAGAGAATATCAAAAAGAGGCAATCAAAAATTCCGTTATTTATTTGGCATCCAAAGAGTATGCTAATATTCAAGATTTAGTTTCAAAAAATCATTATAAGAATCCGCAGTTACGGGAACGTTACCCAGAGCTTACAGATTATCATCGTAAAATTCAGCTACCCTCTAAGCTGTCCGCAACAATAGACCTTGCAACGGGAACAGGAAAAAGTTATGTGATGTATGGGATTGCACAGATTATGCTGGGCTTAGGTTTGGTAAAAAGAGTTTTGGTTTTATGCCCATCAACTACGATTGAAAAAGAACTGCACAAAAAGTTTTTGGCTTTGGTTGCAGACCCAATCTTAAAAGAAACAATTCCCGAATCTGCAATAATAAAAAACCCAAGTATTGTTGATGGAAGTGTTACGGTAAACGAGGGCGATATGTGCATTGAAAATGTTCACGCCGTTTATGAAAGAACAGGTTCTTCAATTGAAGATAGTTTTGGTTTCAAAAGAGGTTTTGACACCTTGGTACTGAACGATGAAACACATCATATTTATAATAAAATATCAGGTAATACAACAGAAGCAAGAGGACTTAAAGTTTGGAAGAAGTTTCTACTTGATGATGGCTACAACTTTAAATATATGCTTGGTTTTACGGGCACAGCATATATAGGAAATGATTATTTCAATGATGTCATTTACCGCTATTCACTAAGACAAGCAGTTGACGAGAAGTTTGTAAAGAAGATAAATTATGTTTCTGAAGACGATAGTATAAATGAAGACCAAAGATTCCAGAAAATTTATCAGAACCACGCCAAAAATAAACTTACTTATAAGAATGTAAAGCCGCTTACTATTCTCGTAACCAACAACATTACCAATGCCAAACGACTTGAAACACGTTTGGTCGAGTTTTTAATGTTAGAAGAAGGCTTGGAAGAGCAGGAAATTAGGGATAAGTTAGTTATGACCGTTACTTCGGATAAGGCACACAAGCATAACGTAATTCGTCTTGAAGAAGTTGACGAGCAGGATTCTACTGTAGAGTGGATTGTTTCGGTCTCAATGCTTACAGAAGGCTGGGATGTGAAAAATGTGTTTCAAATAGTCCCAATGGAAGAAAGAGCTTTCAATTCTAAACTATTAATTTCTCAGGTGTTGGGTAGAGGACTAAGAGTACCACCAGAATATGTAGGAAATGCAGAGGTAACTATCTTTAATCATTCCTCTTGGGGTTCAAAAATCAAAGGTCTCGTAGATGAAGTGCTTGAGTTAGAAATGCGATTGGAAAGCTCTAACATTACTGAGGGCGATAGGAATAAATTTCATTTTGACCTTTACAATATAGATTACAATAAGACTGAAAGAGCCGTTGAAAACAATAAAAAGGAAAAGGAATTTAACTACAAGGATTACATAAATTTAGAATCTTCAGTTGACCAAGTAAGCCAAGAAACAACCTATACAAATCTTGCGAGCGACTATAAGAGTGTTGAATACAAGATTAAAAACCGAATGACGCCGATAAAGGAAATCGTTGATAAAATCTATCACGAGTTCCAAACCAGAGAATGGGAAGGTGTTACACTCAACCTTCAAGAAGAACAGTACACTAAAAACAACCTTCCACCTAAAGAGGAAATTACTAAATTAATACGTCGCTCTATGGACAAGGTTGGTCTTGAAGGGGATGAATTAAACGAAAAGAATAAAAGAAACATTTTTTCATCCTTTAATACACTTCTAAGACGAAAAAACAAATCACTTGAATTGGTAAGGAAAGCTCAAAAACCTTACCCTATCTCAACAAAGGAAAGAATTAAGGAAACCTTGTCTGTTGGTAATTTACGTCATAATTCCACAGTAATGTATTCAAATAACTACAATGACGAAGTAAAGGATGCTGATGTTCTAAACTTTCTTCAAGATGTCATTGATGATGAAAGCTTACCACGAACTGCAATTAGACAGGCAAATAGTTACGATTTTAAAACGCCAGTTGACTTAGTTTTTCTCAACGCAACACCTGAAAGAAAATTTGCAGAAAAACTGGTAAAAAATGAAAATGCAAGTGTTTTAGATGCTTGGTTAAAGTCAACCAATCAGAGCTTTTACACTATTGAGTATTCATTATCAAGTAAATCTGGTAACCATACAAAACAAGGTAAATTCAATCCAGACTTTTTCTTAAAAACCTCTGATGAAGAAATGGAATACATTACTGTTGTTGAAATAAAAGACGACCAAGACTATTCAGACCTGAATAAAGCAAAGTTTAAATGGGCAACCATACATTTTCAAGAATTAAATAAACAACTTGAAGAAAACAATGTAAATCAGCGTTATAATTTTCATTTCCTTAGTCCAGAAAACTATGACGATTTCTTTGAGTATTTGAGAAATCGCAAGTTAGTACAGGGGTTATTTACGAGTAATCTGGATAATGAATTGAGTATGTAA